A single Amphiura filiformis chromosome 19, Afil_fr2py, whole genome shotgun sequence DNA region contains:
- the LOC140140505 gene encoding uncharacterized protein, protein MKPQEHRKCLTSLVKDVDEDDMLVYLYGCAKQGQWLRWDSAMQVDTSWKELLYVWTPELLSFHVNAIHDQLPSPANLRLWGKTNLGSCHLCHHNNCTLFHILNGCNYSLQSGRYNWRHDQTLKAVANGIMPFIEEAN, encoded by the coding sequence ATGAAACCCCAAGAACACAGGAAATGCCTCACTAGTCTGGTAAAAGACGTAGATGAAGATGACATGCTTGTGTACCTCTATGGCTGCGCCAAACAAGGACAATGGCTCAGATGGGACTCTGCCATGCAAGTAGATACATCTTGGAAGGAGCTCCTTTATGTATGGACACCAgagctcctgtctttccatgtcaatgCCATCCACGACCAACTTCCATCACCAGCTAATTTGAGACTCTGGGGAAAGACCAACCTTGGTTCCTGCCATCTATGTCATCATAATAACTGCACTCTATTCCATATCTTAAATGGATGCAACTATTCTCTGCAGAGTGGTAGATACAACTGGAGACATGATCAGACACTGAAAGCTGTAGCAAATGGCATAATGCCCTTCATAGAAGAGGCAAATTAG
- the LOC140141192 gene encoding growth hormone secretagogue receptor type 1-like, translating to METTSMTTFTTNELNICFNDDELWRNTSCYEMCIAGKAIPMNYYHFPPEELLDAFYKQHNYVLKFYLSPLVALLGILMNLSFLFVLARVRDMRTVTNVYLGNLAVADTMFLIASAVDLLRTWKSNTGLLLNHPYYTNAQCISFNLSIKLTFYGSVCMITLVEFERYMAVCHPLKHRMVSGKRYTITVTAVTWIVAVIMGTLGCLNTVKSSSWCFLWPPGLKEMAYVYIGDDRTVCGPLSPVWEAVSEWMQSAFFIANLCLNIVLYCCIIRRLGKRSVGGEENQERQRELQRVQNQVAKMLIINGVIFFTLMIPYEINTFVKFMWTVTWHLRGTKEATAIRNLEFYGTCLRFINSALNPVIYGLSNSRYRQAYRKAFGCTRKERKQPTSVDHKAAVPTVSTKT from the coding sequence ATGGAAACCACGTCAATGACTACATTTACTACGAACGAACTGAACATATGCTTTAATGATGACGAACTATGGCGTAATACATCATGTTACGAAATGTGTATAGCGGGGAAGGCCATCCCGATGAACTACTACCATTTTCCACCCGAAGAATTATTGGACGCATTCTATAAGCAACATAATTATGTTCTGAAATTTTACTTGTCTCCGCTTGTTGCGCTTTTGGGGATCCTGATGAACTTGTCTTTTCTTTTTGTGTTAGCTCGAGTGCGTGACATGCGAACAGTGACTAATGTTTATTTGGGGAACCTGGCCGTTGCAGATACAATGTTTCTAATCGCATCTGCTGTTGACTTACTTAGAACTTGGAAAAGTAATACCGGCTTGTTACTGAACCACCCATACTATACAAATGCGCAATGtatatcgtttaatttgtcgataaaactaacattttacggATCAGTCTGCATGATCACTCTTGTGGAATTTGAACGATACATGGCAGTCTGTCATCCGCTGAAGCACCGTATGGTTAGTGGCAAGAGATACACAATAACGGTTACCGCAGTCACCTGGATAGTTGCTGTTATCATGGGTACTTTAGGTTGTTTGAACACTGTAAAATCAAGTTCATGGTGCTTTCTTTGGCCACCTGGGCTTAAAGAGATGGCATATGTTTATATCGGAGATGACCGAACCGTTTGCGGTCCATTGAGCCCAGTTTGGGAGGCCGTAAGTGAATGGATGCAATCAGCATTCTTTATTGCTAACTTGTGTCTTAACATTGTATTGTACTGCTGTATCATAAGGCGTCTCGGTAAGCGCAGTGTTGGTGGTGAAGAAAACCAGGAAAGACAACGTGAACTGCAACGCGTACAAAATCAGGTAGCAAAGATGTTAATCATCAATGGGGTCATATTCTTTACCTTGATGATCCCATATGAAATTAACACTTTCGTCAAGTTCATGTGGACCGTTACCTGGCATCTACGTGGCACTAAAGAGGCCACTGCAATTCGGAACTTGGAATTTTACGGAACTTGTCTTCGGTTCATCAATTCCGCACTCAATCCTGTTATATATGGACTTAGCAATTCGCGATACAGACAAGCTTACCGGAAAGCTTTTGGGTGTACTCGAAAGGAAAGAAAACAACCAACTAGTGTTGACCATAAGGCGGCTGTTCCGACCGTTTCAACAAAAACATAG